Below is a genomic region from Candidatus Cetobacterium colombiensis.
AATCGTTTATCATCAATAGTTTTTCATCTTTAAAAAATAAAAGTGATGTTGCTCATAAAAGTTTTGATATCCCGCTTAACAATAAAAACTCTGTAACAATATTTACAGATCCTGAGTTGACAACAACTAATTTAAATATTATGTGGAAAGAAGCTATTTCTCCAATCAATTCTGAATTAGTCTTCAAACAAAATTTAGAAAAGATTCTACTTAATTCTATAGTTAATACTAGATTCTCTATTTTTTCTAAAGATAAAGATTCTCCATATATATATTCTTCTATTTATAATTTTCCTCTTAATGATAAAACAGGAATATATGCAATTTCCAGTTTAATAAAAAAAGAGGATATTGAATCAACTTTAACTAATTTAATTGATAATTTAAAAGATATTTCTATAAATGGCATTTCTAATACTGAATTGGAAAATGAAAAAATTAATTTATTAAATAATTTAAAAACATTAGTTAATAATAAAGATAGTATCACAAACAACACTTTTATGGATTCAATAGTAGATTATATCCTAAACAACAATACTTTTATGGAACCTCAAATAGAATATGACCTAACTAATAATATTTTAAAGACTATTACTTCTGAAGATTTAAAACAAATTGCTCAAAATCTTTTATCTTCAAATTATGATGTTCTTATAACTTCTAGAGAAAATATGAAAAATAAACTTCCTACTGAAGAAAAAGTTGAAACTTTTATAAATTCTCTCTTAAATCAAAATACAACTTCTTTAAAAACTCAAAGTTTAAATTTAAATCTTCCTGAGTTAAAACTAATTCCAGGAGTAACTAAAAAAATCTCATCTGAAAAAGATTATTTAAAATTTCAACTTTCAAATGGAATAGAGGTTTTTTATAAGGAAACTGATTTTGATAAAGATAAAATTTATTTTAAACTAACTAAATTACAGGGAAGTTCAAGCTTAAATTATTCTGAATATATTAATTCTGTTTTCCTTCCTGATATTTTATCAAATTCCGGAGTGGGAGATATTGACTATAAATCTTTAGAAATTTATTTCAAAGGAAAAAACTTTACAGTTGAACCATATATTGATGACTATACTCAAGGTTTTATTATTTCTACAAATAAAGAAAACCTTAATGAAGCGTTAAAATATTTTAGGACACTTATTGCTAGACCTAAGTTTGATAATAATATAATCGAATCTACTCTAAAAACAAATGCAGAATTAATTAAAAATAGAGATTTTTCACCTAAATCAGTTCTTAAAAAAACTTATTTAGAAGTTTTAAATAATAATAATCCTAGAAAAATAACTTTAGATTTAAAAGATTTAGACTATGTTAACAGTAAAACTTTAGAAGAAACATTTCAAATGTTATTTTCAAACTTTAAAGATTATAAACTTACAGTTACTGGATCTATCGATGAAGAAACTTTAGTTAAAGATTTAGATTATTATTTTGCTAATTTACCTATTAAAAATAATTCTAAAACATTTAAAGACTTAAATGTAAATTATCCTACTGATAACGTTCAAAAAAGAGTAATTCAAGGAATTGATAAAAAAGCTACAGTTATTTTAACTTTTCCTTATCATGGTGATTTTTCTTTAGAGAACAGAACTCTATACAACGGATTTTCAAATCTTTTGAATATTCTTCTTATTGAAAATGTTAGAGAAAAAATAGGTGGTGTTTATTCAATATCTTCATCTGCTAACCTTGAAAAATTAAATTTTGGAGAAAATTATCTTCAAATTATTTTTAGTACTGATAATAAAAGAGTTGATGAAGTTATTAAAAAAGTAAAATCTACTATTGAAGAGATTCAAAAAGGTAATTTTCCTCAAAATAAAATTCTAGATATTCAAAAAAATTATGAACTTAATTTTGAAACAGCTTTAAAAACAAATAGTTTTTGGAATAATTTTTTAGAGAAAAAAAATTTAATATCTGACTATGAATTTTATACTCCTATGAGGTATAATAATATTGTAAATTTTGATTCTATTGTAAATTTTTCCAATAGAGCACTAAAGATAAATAATTGTGTAGAAGTTACTCTTCTACCAGAAAAGGAGGACTAATATGCCACATTTAAAATTTAGAGGCATCGATAAAAATATTTTAATTGAAAATAGTAAAGAATTAATCGATGGTTTAACGTCTATTATTCAATGTGATAGAACTTGGTTTACTATTGAACATACCGAAACTGAGTATATTTTCGATGGAGCTATTGTTCCTGGCTATACTTTTGTTGATATCGCTTGGTTTGATAGAGGACAATCTACAAAAGATCTTGTAGCAGATTTTGTTACAAAATTTTGCAAAAAATTAACAAATAACAACGACACTACTGTTATCTTCTATCCCCTTGAAGGTTCTAATTATTACGATAATGGAGAGCATTTCTAATTTTTATGAAATCTAATATCGCTCTTATCGGCTTTATGGGAAGTGGTAAAACTACAATTGGTAGAATTCTTGCTAAAAGCTTAGATATGAAATTTATAGATATCGATCGTTGTATATCTATACGGGAAAAAAAAACTATCCCTGAGATATTCGAAGAACATGGTGAAAAATATTTTAGAGATTTAGAACGGGCTATTATTGAAGAAGAGTCTAAAGATAACAATATTGTTATCTCAACTGGTGGTGGTGCTATCATCGATAATGTTAATATAAAAAATCTTAAAGCTACTTCCTTTGTAGTTTTCTTAGATTGTGATATTAACACAATTTTTGAAAGAGTTAAAAAAAGTAAAACTAGGCCTCTTCTTAATAATTCTGAAGATGTACTAAAAACAATTAAAGAATTACACGAAAAAAGGCAAACTCTTTATAAAATATCTTCTGATTTTTCTATCAAAATAGATTTAAATACAAATATTTATGATAGTGTTGAAAAAATAAAAAATGCTTATATTTTAAGCTAAGGGGGTTTTTCTATGAACAATTTATATGGTAAGACTGTTTTTATTACAGGTGCGACAAAGGGTATTGGAAGAAGCTGTGCTTTAGCTTATGCAGAAAAAGGTTCGAATCTTATTTTAACTGCTAGAAGTGGTGATTTATTAGATTCATTAAAAGAAGAGTTAATTAGAAAATATGGAGTTAAAGTTTATACTTTAGTTATTGATGTACAAAATAGTGCTGATGTAGAAAATAAAGTAAATTCTTTACCTGAATCATTTAAAAACATTGATATTCTAATTAACAATGCTGGATTAGCTTTAGGTTTAGACAAAGCTTTCCTTGCCACTCCTACTGATATTGATGCTGTTATTGACACTAACGTAAAAGGAATGCTTTATATTACAAGTTCTATTGTTCCGCTTATGTTAAAAAATAATTCAGGGCATATTGTTAATTTAGGTTCTATTGCTGGAGATGCAGCTTATGCTGGAGGGGCTATATACTGTGCTTCTAAAGCAGCTGTAAAATCATTTTCTGATGGTTTAAGAATTGACTTAGTTGATACTAATTTAAGAGTTACTAATATTAAACCTGGATTAGTTGAAACTGAATTTAGTAAAGTTAGATTTAAAGGTGATATTGAAAAAGCAAATAATACTTATAAGGGAATTAATGCACTAACTCCTGATGATGTAGCTAATGTTGTTATTTATGCTACGGGATTACCTGAGAATGTTCAATTGACAGAGATTGCAATGACTCCTAACCATCAAGCTGATGGTAGAACAGTTCATAGAAATATTTAAAAAAAGGAGTAGAAATTCTACTCCTTTTTTATTAGTCATTCATATATAATTTTTTGTATATTAAAGGTAAAAATAAAGCTCCAGATAAAAAGTTTCCGATTGTTACTGCTAAAAAGTGCATACCCATTTGACTTGGAGAATATGCTGTTGACATTAATATTTTTCCAATACTCACATAATACATATTTGCAACAACGTGCTGAAATCCTCCTAAAATAAATAGCATAATTGGAAACCAAATTGCTAAAATTTTTCCAGCTAAATCTTTTGCAGCTAAAGCAAACCATACTCCTATTGCAACTAACACATTACATAAAAATCCACTTGATACTGCTTCTACAAAAGTTAAATGTACCTTATGTTCTGCTACTCCAACTACATAACTCGCAAACTCTGGTGTTGAATAATTTCCTGCAAAATAAGATACGTATGCAATAAATATTGATCCTAAAAAATTCCCTACCCATACAGCACATAAATTTCTTGTATATGTTGTCTTTTCAACTCTTCCTTTTGTAAATGCTAATAATCCTAAACAATCTCCTGTAAATAACGATCCTCCAACTAGTACAACTAACATTAACCCTGTTGGGAATACTGCTGCTCCTATAAACTTTCCAGCACCTCCACCTACAGTAAAGTTGGCTATTAAGTTTCCTAAAGCTGACAGAGCTATGTAAACTCCTCCCATGAATCCAAGTAAAACTGTTTTGCTAAATGAGTAGTGCCCTTTGTTCTCTCCTAAAAGAAGAACTTGTTCCGTCGTTTCTTTGTTTGTTAAATAAACCTTCACTTTTTTCCTCCTGATTTCTTTTCGTACAGTTTGGAATTATACACCCATTATCCTTTTTTTTCAAGAGAATATTTAAAAAAAACTCAACCTAAATCTGGTTGAGTCCAATTTTAATATATTAAGTATATACAAACAATTCTAAAGTGTCATATTTATGAATCGCTATGTTCGTAAATTTTATAAGCTTCTAAAAAAGATTTTTTTAACTCTTCTCTTAAAATTTCTGGTTCTATTATTATAACTTCTTTTAAAAAAGAAGAAAAATAGAATTTTGCATTTTCTAAAGTCATTTCAAAATAATAAATTTCATCCTCTTTTTTTAAAAGCTTTGGTTTATAGTTTGTAAAACTTCTCAACATACTTTCACCATTAGATGTAAATATAGCTTTTATTAAAAGTCTCTCTCCTAAAAATGGATCAAAATTTTTTCTTATATTTTCTATATATTTTTTATCTCTGATTTGAATTTTTTCATTCAATATTCCTAAAACTATAGTATCTTTTAATTTCAAACTTTTATATAACTTGTTTTCATCATCATAAGCAAATATAAAATTTTCATCTCCTTGATCTTCTCTTTTTATAAAATATGGAGATATTGTATAACTATTTTTCATATAATTTATTCTTACTTTAACTTTATTTTTTATAGCATCTAGTATTGTTTTGTATGTATCTTGAAATATAAATATTTCTCTTTGGTATTTAAACTGTGATGAGTATATTTCAAATAGCTCTCTAAAAAATTCTGCTTCTACTTCAACTTCATTTGCTCTCAAAATATCATAGTATATATTTTTATTAGCTACATTCAAGTCAAATTGTACAACCTTTTTTAAAGGTCTTCCTTGGGGCTCTATAAATTTATCTATGTCAAATTTTTTTGTATATTTAAATTTATCTAAAATAAAATTGCACAGTTTATTATTATTTATTCCAAACTCTTCTGAGTCTTTTTTTAGTAGCCTCCAGATGTCTTCTGAAACTGTAACTCTTATTTTTTTCATCTGCATCCCCCATAATTTCTATAAATTTATGGATTTATTTTAACATATCCCTTTAATTTTTGCTCATATTTTTCTAGATAAAAAATACTTTCTTTTATTAAAGGAGTAATCGCAATTATATTTATAATCGTCATCAACCCTAATCCAAAGTCTGCTAACGACCATACAAAATAATTTTGTTCAATTCCACCAATATAAACCATAAGTATAACAATAATCTTATACACGAAATTTAATTTCGAACTTTCACTTATAAATTGAAGAGCATTTTTCCCATAAAAAGTTACTCCTAAAATTGTACTAAAAGAGAAAAAAAATAAAATTACAACTGTAAAAGGAATTCCAATCCATCCTATATGACTTTTTAAAGCCTCTTGAAATAATATCATTCCGTTTAAACCTATTGTAACATTTTCATCTGCTAATAAGATTACAAATGCTGTAGCACTACAAATAACTAAAGTATCTACAAATACACTTAGAGATTGAACCATGCCTTGCTTAACTGGTTCTTCCACATCTGCTAAAGCTGCTGCATAATTACCATTTCCACTTCCTGCTTCATTTGAAAATAATCCTCTTTTTACTCCTTGCATTATTATACCACCTAATGTTCCCCCCGCAATTTGAGTTATTCCAAAAGCTGAAGAGAATATTTTAGAAAAAACTAGAGGAATAGATGATATATTAGTGACAATGACAAATATAACTACAATTAAATACATACATGCCATAGCTGGAACAATTTTATTTAACGCTTGAATTATACTATCTTTTTTACTTTTTCCAAAAATTGTTATTGCAACTATAACTGATAGAAATATTGCAACTAATTTTGGATTTAATTTATAAGCACCTACAACAGATTCTGTAACTGAGTTAGACATTACTTGTATTGCTCCTATATAACAAATAATTGAAGAAATTGCATAAACTATACCTAATCCTCTTTTTTTCAGTCTATTTTTTATAATCCAAGGTGTTCCACCCCTATAATTTCCATCCGAATCCTTCTCCCTATAAACAACCGCTAAAACTGATTCTACAAAAGAAGTTGATGCTCCTAGTAAAGCTACTAACCACATCCAAAATAGTGCTCCTGGACCTCCCACTGATATCGCTGCTACTACTCCTGCTATATTTCCAGCACCCACTCTACATGCTGTTCCTAAATAAAATGCTTCTAATGAACTCATTTTTTGTCCATCAGTACTTTCACCTTTTAAAGTTTTTACTATTTCACCAAATAATCTAATTTGCATAAACTTAGTTTTATAACTTGTATAAACTGCCATTCCTATTAATAAAATTACAAGGATATTTTTTTCCCAAAGTATTTTATTCACTTCGTTGATTATTAGCTTCAAAATTTCCATATTAAGCTCCTCCAATTTTCAAATAAATTTCATATTTTATGCTAACATTTATATTAATTCATTGATAGATAACACTTTTTTTATTTTTTTGTTCGTATTTTTGGAAAACAATCTCTTTATTTACAGAGCCTTCCTTAATTTTAATAATCCATTTCTTGTTCTATGTACCATTTTTTAAGTACAGTTATGCTTTATTTTCAATATTTTTAACTTGATTTTTTTTCATTTTTTTGATACAATTTTCCTAATTATTAAAACACACACATTTTTTTATTACAACAATACTAAAATTTTGGAGGTTATAATGAACAAAAAGAAAGAAATATTAATTTTAGGTTTTGCTCTATTTTCTATGTTTTTTGGAGCTGGAAATCTACTTTTTCCACCTTCGGTTGGTGTAGCTGTAGGTAAAGATTGGTTTCAAGCTGGACTTGGATTTTTTCTAACTGGTATAGGACTACCTTTATTAGGTATTTTGGCCTTTACTAAAGTTGGAAGTTTAGATGATTTTGCAAATAAAGTTTCAAATAAATTTAATACAATTTATTCTACTATATTAATTTTAGTAATCGGTCCTTTATTCGCTATTCCTAGAACAGGATCGACTACTTTTGAAATGGGAGTTTTACCGCTTTTCCCTAACTCAAATCCTACAGTTTTAGCAATTGCTACTTCTGTTATATTCTTTGGAATAACATTATTTTTAGTTTTAAATGAATCAAGCATAACTGATATTTTAGGAAAATTTTTAACTCCTATAATTCTTTTAATTTTATCTCTAATAACTATACTTGGAATAACTAGTGATTTAGGAACTCCTGTAGATTCGGTTATTAACTCAAATCCATTTTCTTATGGATTCGTTAGTGGATATCAAACAATGGATGCTCTTGCTTCTGTTTTATTTGGTGTTATTATAATTAGAGGACTTGAAGGAAAAGGAATCAATAATAAAAATGAACAAAAAATGTTTTTAAGTAACGCAGGTTTTATTGCTGCTATTGGTCTTGGTTTTATATATTTAAGTTTAATTTATTTAGGAGCACAAATTAGTAGTATTAAAGGACTTACAACTGCACAAACTACTTTAACTCTAGCTCAAATGACTTTAGGTAATATTGGAAAAGTAGCTTTTGGTATTTGTGTTGCAGCTGCATGTTTAACTACTTCTGTTGGACTTGTTGCTTTAGCAAGCGAATGGTTTTCTAAACTTACTAAAATTTCTTATAAAAAAATTGCATTAGGAATTTGTATTTTTTCAACAGTACTTTCTGTTGCTGGTTTAGATTATTTAATAAGTTTATCTATTCCTGTTTTAGTAATTCTTTACCCTATTACTATAGTTTTAATTCTACTAAATATTTTTGGTATTAAAAGTGTTTTAACTTTTAGAATCGTTGTTATAACTACTTTTATTATTAGCATCGCTGAAACTTTAAAAGTTAATCTAGATTTTATTCCTTTAGCTAAAGCTGGATTCCCATGGATTTTACCTGCTTGTATAGCTTTTGGTATAAGCTTTATTTTAAAAAAAATTGAAGTAAAGAAAACAGTATAAAAAAAGGAGCCTTTAAGACTCCTTTTTTTATTTAAACATTAACTCTATTACAGAGAAAAATCCAATTGCCCACATTATTGGCTTAACATGACTTATTTTTTTATTAAATATACATACTAATATATAAGAAATAAATCCAAATGAAATTCCTATTGATATACTATAAGTTAAAGGCATTAATATTATTATTAAAAAACAAGGTATTGCTACTTCTATATTATGGAAATTTATATCTAAAAGATTCTTAAACATATACACTCCAACTAAAATTAGTGCTGGTGCTGTAGCAAAAGCTGGAACTACTCCTATTAGTGGTGAAAAAAACAATGAAATCGCAAATAAAATAGCTGTTGTTAGTGCTGTTAATCCTGTTCTTCCTCCAACAGCTATTCCTGATGCTGATTCAACAAATGTTGTAGTTGTTGATGTTCCTAACAAAGATCCTATCACTGTAGCAACTGCATCCGCTTCTAATATTTTACTTACATTTTTTATTTTACCTTTTTCATCTATCATTTCAGCTTCGTGAGCACAAGCCATTATTGTTCCTAATGAATCAAATAAATCAACAAACATGAACGAGAATATTGAACCTAAAAATATTGGCTTTATAGCTCCTAATACATCTAGTTTTAAAGCTATTGGAGCTGGACTTGGAGGCATTGAAATAATTTGAGATGGTAATTCTACTGCTCCAAATATAATTCCTAAAATTGTTGTCAGTACAATTCCAACTAAAATTCCACCTTTAACTTTTCTCATTTCTAAGAATCCCATTATTGCAAACCCAATTAGACCTAACACAACATTTAAATTAAATTTACCTAATGAAACAATCGTTGCTGGATTACTAACTATTAATCCCATTCCCTGCATTCCTATGAAAGCTATAAACAAACCTATTCCAGCTCCTACTGCTAATCTTATTTCTGCAGGTATAGCATCAATTATTTTCTCTCTAAGTCCTGAAAATGTTAAAGCTAAGAATATTACCCCTGATATAAATACTACTCCTAAAGCTTGTTCCCAAGTGGCCCCATTTCCTAAAACTAATGTAAAAGTAAAGAACGCATTCAATCCCATTCCAGGCGCCATCGCTAATGGTGCATTTACCCAAAACGCTGTTATTGCAGTTCCTATAGCAGATGCTAAACACGTTACCGTTATTAGTGCTCCTTTGTCCATCCCTGTCATTGAAAGAATAGAAGGATTAACAAATATAATATACGCCATTGTTAAAAAAGTCGTAATCCCCGCTATTATTTCTTGTTTCACTGTTGTTCCGTGTTCCTTTAATTGAAACAATCTCTCCATGTTTTCCTCCTAAGATTTTATTTTAATTTTTAAAAATTATTAATAAAATAAAAAAGACCTGTTAAACACAGGTCAAATAACTTAAACGCAAAATAGTAAAAGTTTTGACCCATAGAAAGCTATTTAAGGTAGCTCGTAGAAACTCTCCGCCGTATTCGAAGTATATATGGTTCAAATTTGTTTTTCTTTACTTCAATATTAAATATTAATTTATATTTTGTCAAGTTTTATTTATTTTTTAAACTATAATTATTATTTAATACATCTAATAAAAATAATAAGAAAAAAATAAAAGAATTACTAGGAAAATAAATAATTTTTATGATATAATTTATTTATAGTACACAGATTTTTCTTTTATTCTTTGTATGCTTTTTTAAAAAAATATTATTGATTTAATGAACTAAATGTGGAATAATATTACATATATTTCGCATTTAATTTGAAAGGAGATTTAACTATGGGTTTATTTGATTTCTTTAAAAAGAAAAAAGAGGATGAGTGGTTCAATATCTATTCGCCACTAAATGGAAAAGTTATTCCTTTAAGCGAAATACCGGATGATGCTTTTTCTCAAAAAATGATTGGAGACGGATGTGGAATTGATCCTACTGAGGGAGCAATCTGTTCACCAGTAGCTGGAGAAATTGACATTTTTGCTACTAACCACGCAGTTAGTTTTGAAGTTCCTAACGGACTTGAGTTAATTGTTCACTTTGGAATTGATACAGTTAAATTAAATGGAGAAGGATTCACTAGAATTGCTGAACCTGGATCAACTGTAGAGGTTAAAGATGAGCTTATTAAATACGATTTAGCTTACATTAAGGAAAATGCTAAATCAACAAAAACTCCTGTTATTATTGCTAACATGGACCAAGTTGAAGCACTTGAAGTAGTTGCTTCTGGAGATGTTAAAATAGGAGACCTTTTAATGAAAGTTAAAATCAAAAAGTAGTTTTTAGGAAGGTGCCTCTTTATTTAATATGAAAGAGGTGCCTTCTTTAATTTAAAAAAGACACATACAAACTTGAGGAGGAAAAATGAAAGTACTAGACTTGAATTTAGTTACTAACGAAGTAGCTAGACTTTGTATTGAAGCCAATTATTTTATTGGTAATGATGTTTTAAACAAAATTAAAGAATGCCAAAAAACAGAAACAAGTGAATTAGGTAAAGTTATTTTAAGTCAAATAATCGAAAATGATGAAATTGCAGCTAAAGATAATGTTCCTATGTGTCAAGACACTGGTCTAGTTGTTGTTTTTTTAGAGATTGGTACTGAAGTTAAAATTAATGGCGATATCTACGCTGCTATAAATGCCGGTGTTGCTAAAGGATATAAAGATGGATTTTTAAGAAAATCTGTTATCAGACACCCACTTGATAGAGTTAATACACAAGATAACACTCCAGCTGTCATTCATACTAAATTGATTCCTGGATCTGATAAAGTCAAAATTATTATTGCTCCTAAAGGTGGAGGTTCTGAAAATATGAGTACTTTAAAAATGTTTAAACCTGCTGACGGTATTGAAGGAGTTAAGAAATTTGTTGTAGAAAGTATCAAAAATGCTGGTGGAAATCCATGTCCTCCTATTATTGTTGGGGTTGGAATTGGTGGAAACTTTGAAAGATGTGCTGAACTTGCTAAAGAGGCACTTTTAAGAGATATTGAAGATATTAGTTCTGATCCTATTGCCGCGGCTCTAGAAAAAGAACTTTTAGAACTAATCAATAAAACTAATGTTGGTCCTCAAGGTCTTGGAGGAAAAACAACAGCTCTTGCTGTTAAAGTTGAAACTCAAGCATGTCATTTCGCATCTTTACCTGTTGCTGTCAACTTAAATTGTCATGCTGCTAGACACAAGGAGGTAACATTATGATTAAATTAACTACTCCTTTGAGAGATGAAGATATTAAAAAATTAAAATCTGGTGATGCTGTCTCTATAACAGGTACTATTTACACTGCTAGAGATGCTGCACATGCTAGACTTGTTAAACTTTTAGAAGAAGGAAAAGAATTACCTTTTGATGTTAAAGGTCAAATAATATATTATGCTGGTCCTTCTCCTGCAAAACCTGGACAACCTATTGGAAGTTGTGGGCCTACAACTAGCTACAGAATGGATTCTTATTCTCCTGCTATTTTAGACCAAGGATTAAAAGGAATGATTGGAAAAGGAGCTCGTGATAGTGCTGTTAGAGATTCAATTATTAAAAATGGAGCAATTTATTTTGCTGCTGTTGGAGGTGCTGCAGCCCTTATCGCAAAATCTGTTAAAAGTAGTGAAATCATCGCCTATGAAGATTTGGGTGCTGAGGCAATTAGAAAGTTAGAAGTTATTGATTTTCCAGCTATTGTAATTAATGATTGCAACGGAAATGATTTATATGAAATAGCTAGAAATAACTCAAATGAATAAAAATAAATTTAACTATAAAAGGAGTAAGATATTATGTCTACAGTTTTTGAAAAATCTTTAAAATTACATGAAACTCATTCTGGAAAAATAGAAGTAGTTTCTAAAGTTGCAGTTACAAATAAAGAAGAATTAAGTTTAGCTTACTCTCCTGGTGTTGCTGCTCCTTGTTTAGCTATCAAAGAAAATGTTGAAAATGTTTATAAATATACATCTAAAGGAAATATGGTCGCTGTTGTTACCGACGGTTCTGCAGTTTTAGGTTTAGGTAATATTGGCCCTGAGGCAGCTTTACCTGTTATGGAAGGAAAAGCAATTCTTTTTAAGGAATTTGCAGGTGTTGACGCTTTCCCTATTTGCTTAGATACTCAAGATACTGAAGAGATTATTAAAGCTGTAAAATTAATTGCTCCTGGATTTGGTGGAATTAATTTAGAAGATATTTCAGCACCTAGATGCGTTGAAATTGAAACAAGATTAAAAAATGAATTAGATATACCTGTTTTCCACGACGATCAACACGGAACAGCTATAGTCGTTGTTGCCGCTCTTATTAATTCTTTTAAGATAGTTAATAAATCTTTCGAAACAGCTAGATTTGTTGTCAGTGGTGCTGGAGCTGCTGGAAGTTCTATAATAAAATTACTTCTTAAAATGGGTGCTAAAGATATTGTTGTTAATGACATTGATGGAATTATTAATAGAGATGAAAAAGCTGACTATAACTTCTTAAAAGCTGAGATAGCAGATATTACAAATCCTGAAA
It encodes:
- a CDS encoding M16 family metallopeptidase, producing the protein MKKRLFGFALLFLILQNFIFCNIETPLKSSENLISGTLDNGLKYYIFKNKKPEKRASLNLVVKAGSLYEEEAQQGLAHFLEHMAFNGTTKYQKNELVKYLQSLGLSFGGDLNAYTSFSETVYKLQVPTSTKDLEIGFDVLKEWSSEVTLNPKDVESEKNIIIEEWRLRQGIAKRVGDLQKQIIYGDSWYSKRFPIGFPETINSASSELLRNYYTQWYQPQNMAVVAVGDFNTEEVKSFIINSFSSLKNKSDVAHKSFDIPLNNKNSVTIFTDPELTTTNLNIMWKEAISPINSELVFKQNLEKILLNSIVNTRFSIFSKDKDSPYIYSSIYNFPLNDKTGIYAISSLIKKEDIESTLTNLIDNLKDISINGISNTELENEKINLLNNLKTLVNNKDSITNNTFMDSIVDYILNNNTFMEPQIEYDLTNNILKTITSEDLKQIAQNLLSSNYDVLITSRENMKNKLPTEEKVETFINSLLNQNTTSLKTQSLNLNLPELKLIPGVTKKISSEKDYLKFQLSNGIEVFYKETDFDKDKIYFKLTKLQGSSSLNYSEYINSVFLPDILSNSGVGDIDYKSLEIYFKGKNFTVEPYIDDYTQGFIISTNKENLNEALKYFRTLIARPKFDNNIIESTLKTNAELIKNRDFSPKSVLKKTYLEVLNNNNPRKITLDLKDLDYVNSKTLEETFQMLFSNFKDYKLTVTGSIDEETLVKDLDYYFANLPIKNNSKTFKDLNVNYPTDNVQKRVIQGIDKKATVILTFPYHGDFSLENRTLYNGFSNLLNILLIENVREKIGGVYSISSSANLEKLNFGENYLQIIFSTDNKRVDEVIKKVKSTIEEIQKGNFPQNKILDIQKNYELNFETALKTNSFWNNFLEKKNLISDYEFYTPMRYNNIVNFDSIVNFSNRALKINNCVEVTLLPEKED
- a CDS encoding DUF1904 domain-containing protein, giving the protein MPHLKFRGIDKNILIENSKELIDGLTSIIQCDRTWFTIEHTETEYIFDGAIVPGYTFVDIAWFDRGQSTKDLVADFVTKFCKKLTNNNDTTVIFYPLEGSNYYDNGEHF
- a CDS encoding shikimate kinase; translation: MKSNIALIGFMGSGKTTIGRILAKSLDMKFIDIDRCISIREKKTIPEIFEEHGEKYFRDLERAIIEEESKDNNIVISTGGGAIIDNVNIKNLKATSFVVFLDCDINTIFERVKKSKTRPLLNNSEDVLKTIKELHEKRQTLYKISSDFSIKIDLNTNIYDSVEKIKNAYILS
- a CDS encoding SDR family NAD(P)-dependent oxidoreductase; the encoded protein is MNNLYGKTVFITGATKGIGRSCALAYAEKGSNLILTARSGDLLDSLKEELIRKYGVKVYTLVIDVQNSADVENKVNSLPESFKNIDILINNAGLALGLDKAFLATPTDIDAVIDTNVKGMLYITSSIVPLMLKNNSGHIVNLGSIAGDAAYAGGAIYCASKAAVKSFSDGLRIDLVDTNLRVTNIKPGLVETEFSKVRFKGDIEKANNTYKGINALTPDDVANVVIYATGLPENVQLTEIAMTPNHQADGRTVHRNI
- a CDS encoding formate/nitrite transporter family protein — its product is MKVYLTNKETTEQVLLLGENKGHYSFSKTVLLGFMGGVYIALSALGNLIANFTVGGGAGKFIGAAVFPTGLMLVVLVGGSLFTGDCLGLLAFTKGRVEKTTYTRNLCAVWVGNFLGSIFIAYVSYFAGNYSTPEFASYVVGVAEHKVHLTFVEAVSSGFLCNVLVAIGVWFALAAKDLAGKILAIWFPIMLFILGGFQHVVANMYYVSIGKILMSTAYSPSQMGMHFLAVTIGNFLSGALFLPLIYKKLYMND
- a CDS encoding WYL domain-containing protein — its product is MKKIRVTVSEDIWRLLKKDSEEFGINNNKLCNFILDKFKYTKKFDIDKFIEPQGRPLKKVVQFDLNVANKNIYYDILRANEVEVEAEFFRELFEIYSSQFKYQREIFIFQDTYKTILDAIKNKVKVRINYMKNSYTISPYFIKREDQGDENFIFAYDDENKLYKSLKLKDTIVLGILNEKIQIRDKKYIENIRKNFDPFLGERLLIKAIFTSNGESMLRSFTNYKPKLLKKEDEIYYFEMTLENAKFYFSSFLKEVIIIEPEILREELKKSFLEAYKIYEHSDS
- a CDS encoding alanine/glycine:cation symporter family protein; the encoded protein is MEILKLIINEVNKILWEKNILVILLIGMAVYTSYKTKFMQIRLFGEIVKTLKGESTDGQKMSSLEAFYLGTACRVGAGNIAGVVAAISVGGPGALFWMWLVALLGASTSFVESVLAVVYREKDSDGNYRGGTPWIIKNRLKKRGLGIVYAISSIICYIGAIQVMSNSVTESVVGAYKLNPKLVAIFLSVIVAITIFGKSKKDSIIQALNKIVPAMACMYLIVVIFVIVTNISSIPLVFSKIFSSAFGITQIAGGTLGGIIMQGVKRGLFSNEAGSGNGNYAAALADVEEPVKQGMVQSLSVFVDTLVICSATAFVILLADENVTIGLNGMILFQEALKSHIGWIGIPFTVVILFFFSFSTILGVTFYGKNALQFISESSKLNFVYKIIVILMVYIGGIEQNYFVWSLADFGLGLMTIINIIAITPLIKESIFYLEKYEQKLKGYVKINP